In one window of Methanococcoides methylutens DNA:
- a CDS encoding NADH-quinone oxidoreductase subunit J — protein sequence MTGIIEGAIFAIVALTLISLAILTIVSRDIVRAALALVLSMFTVAIIYIMLNAQFLGVVQILVYVGAIGVLILFAVMLTKKNMGSENND from the coding sequence ATGACAGGTATAATTGAAGGTGCCATCTTTGCTATTGTCGCTCTTACGCTAATCTCGTTAGCGATCCTGACAATAGTTTCAAGGGACATAGTACGTGCAGCACTTGCTCTCGTTCTCTCGATGTTCACAGTGGCTATCATATACATTATGCTCAATGCACAGTTCCTGGGTGTTGTCCAGATTCTTGTGTATGTAGGAGCAATCGGAGTTCTGATACTCTTCGCAGTTATGTTGACTAAGAAGAATATGGGAAGTGAGAACAATGACTAA
- the fpoD gene encoding F420H2 dehydrogenase subunit FpoD has translation MDENVGPSEMIVHLGPQHPMQPGPFRLNLRLRGETVVDAEVELGFIHKGIEKILESKTYLQGIPIVDRICYLTAMTNEEAYVGAVEKLADIEVPERSQYIRVILEELSRLQSHLLGMGEFGEFIGFVSMFMYTIKEREDILSLMDMVTGARVTHTFLKYGGVRGDLPEGFREKSAVIFAGLKEQIAEYRRLFNGDEIYKQRCFGVGILEAKTARDLGVSGPALRATGVAFDIRKDEPYLVYKDLDFKVCTATDGDIAARIEVRLDEMLEAMYIIEQCLDQMPSGPLFYEDSLYGVRTPTMRVPEGDVFHRVEDPRGEMGFYVVSDGSDKPHRVKIRGPVYPTMQALPPLITGTTVADVAAIAGSMDGCTSEADR, from the coding sequence CTGAGGTCGAGTTAGGCTTCATTCACAAGGGTATTGAAAAGATTTTAGAGAGCAAGACATATCTTCAGGGTATTCCTATCGTTGATAGGATCTGCTACCTGACAGCAATGACCAACGAAGAAGCGTACGTTGGTGCTGTAGAGAAACTTGCAGACATCGAAGTTCCGGAAAGGTCCCAATATATCAGGGTCATCCTCGAGGAGCTCTCAAGACTTCAGAGCCACCTGCTTGGTATGGGTGAGTTCGGTGAGTTCATTGGTTTTGTATCAATGTTCATGTACACCATCAAGGAAAGGGAAGATATTCTGTCTTTGATGGACATGGTAACAGGAGCACGTGTTACACACACGTTCCTAAAGTACGGCGGTGTACGTGGCGATCTTCCTGAAGGATTCAGGGAAAAATCTGCTGTCATATTCGCTGGTCTTAAGGAACAGATCGCTGAATACAGGAGACTGTTCAATGGCGATGAGATCTACAAGCAGCGTTGTTTCGGGGTCGGTATCCTTGAGGCAAAGACCGCAAGGGATCTGGGTGTTTCCGGACCAGCTCTTCGTGCAACAGGTGTTGCTTTTGATATAAGGAAAGATGAACCATATCTTGTTTACAAGGACCTTGATTTCAAGGTGTGCACAGCTACAGATGGTGACATTGCAGCTCGTATCGAAGTAAGGCTCGATGAGATGTTAGAGGCTATGTACATTATAGAACAGTGCCTGGATCAGATGCCAAGTGGACCACTCTTCTATGAGGATTCCCTGTATGGTGTTAGGACCCCTACAATGAGGGTTCCTGAAGGCGATGTTTTCCACAGGGTAGAAGACCCACGTGGAGAGATGGGCTTCTATGTAGTTTCAGATGGCTCAGATAAACCTCATCGTGTAAAGATAAGGGGACCGGTCTATCCGACCATGCAGGCATTGCCTCCACTCATAACAGGAACCACTGTTGCTGATGTGGCAGCTATTGCAGGTAGTATGGACGGTTGTACCAGTGAGGCGGACAGGTGA
- the fpoK gene encoding F420H2 dehydrogenase subunit FpoK codes for MIPLNWYLGLSAIVFSIGLYGFMSQKNGIRMLMCVELMLNSANMNLVAFSSYNDDMTGQVFALFSIALAAAEAAVGFAILMSIYRMRDMINVDKLNILRW; via the coding sequence ATGATCCCGTTAAATTGGTATCTTGGTCTTTCAGCTATCGTGTTCTCCATAGGTCTCTATGGATTTATGTCACAGAAGAACGGAATCAGGATGCTTATGTGTGTGGAACTTATGTTAAACTCCGCAAACATGAACCTGGTTGCCTTCTCAAGTTACAACGATGACATGACAGGGCAGGTATTTGCACTGTTCTCTATTGCACTGGCTGCAGCAGAAGCAGCTGTCGGATTTGCAATACTCATGTCAATTTACAGGATGCGAGATATGATCAATGTTGATAAACTTAACATACTGAGGTGGTAA
- the fpoJ gene encoding F420H2 dehydrogenase subunit FpoJ: MTNERPTIMDSIVHQFNPKRQILRLLDMEVPSVETILKSFTRMIIAGLFLAVVLVSLYGTGWTTVEQLPQNIADPSNIKGLGVLIFTDFVIPFEILSVVLLSSLIGAIYLAKGDDN, translated from the coding sequence ATGACTAACGAACGTCCAACTATTATGGATTCAATTGTCCATCAATTCAACCCAAAGAGGCAGATCTTGAGGTTGTTGGATATGGAGGTTCCTTCAGTCGAGACCATCCTTAAGTCATTTACAAGGATGATCATTGCAGGCTTGTTCCTTGCAGTGGTACTGGTTTCACTTTATGGTACAGGATGGACAACTGTTGAACAGCTTCCCCAGAATATCGCTGATCCAAGTAACATCAAAGGATTGGGTGTCCTTATCTTTACAGACTTTGTGATACCATTCGAGATCCTTTCAGTAGTGTTACTTTCCTCACTGATAGGTGCCATCTATCTGGCAAAAGGAGATGATAACTGA
- the fpoL gene encoding F420H2 dehydrogenase subunit FpoL yields MAMENLAFLIPLLPALAFVLTFFLGKKLPSGGAIIPIVAIAISCVISLAITVGLLQNPEHVVTQSVPWFAILNLGILIDPLAAVMLSMVTFVSLLIHIYAVGYMSHDPAKPRYFAETALFTAAMLGLILSDNILQLFICWELVGLSSYLLIGFWFHKPGAASAAKKAFLTTRIGDVMFLAGIVLLFSDIFTVYNGILPEGVYVLQFSEMFHLIPDLVAINSTILGMEVSHLTLVTLLFFGGAVGKSGQFPLHVWLPDAMEGPTTVSALIHAATMVTAGVYLVARTFPMFLAAPHSLIIVAIVGAFTALFAATMGIVMNDLKRVLAYSTVSQLGYMVLGLGLGAVVGAEAVGISMFHLINHAFFKALLFLCAGSVIHAVGTHDMRQLGGVGKVMPITFATMTAAALALAGFGIPGTGLGFSGFLSKDPIIESAYLYATETGSWMPYLFAITAAFLTSLYIFRLIFMTFTGKPRTDYGGHESPSSMTVPLAILAVLAVVFGALTRTSFYHFIEESFAHMDVEALAELGGYHLAHHGHEPLLVLWMPLIVAVAGLVIAYLIYNRRIVDMSRIVSRNNPVYKLLYNRYYQHQIFVEIFSIKIIYEGFALAGFYSDKMLDWLVNGTSYVLIEAGDSLRKFQTGVIQHYAAAVVAGVGLLVVLIKLVMEVF; encoded by the coding sequence ATGGCAATGGAAAACCTTGCATTTTTAATACCACTACTTCCCGCACTTGCCTTTGTGCTTACATTCTTCCTTGGGAAGAAATTGCCATCTGGCGGTGCAATTATTCCGATCGTGGCAATCGCCATTTCATGTGTGATATCACTGGCTATCACCGTGGGTCTGTTGCAGAACCCTGAGCACGTTGTTACTCAGTCAGTTCCCTGGTTCGCAATACTCAATCTCGGAATATTGATCGACCCGCTTGCAGCGGTAATGCTTTCAATGGTCACCTTTGTGAGCCTGCTTATCCACATCTATGCTGTGGGTTACATGTCACACGACCCTGCTAAGCCAAGGTACTTTGCAGAGACCGCTCTCTTTACAGCAGCTATGCTTGGTCTGATCCTTTCAGACAACATCCTTCAGCTGTTTATTTGCTGGGAGCTTGTGGGTCTTAGCTCATACCTGCTTATCGGATTCTGGTTCCATAAACCTGGAGCAGCATCTGCTGCAAAGAAAGCATTCCTGACAACCAGGATTGGAGATGTTATGTTCCTTGCAGGTATTGTCCTGCTATTCTCAGACATATTTACAGTATACAATGGAATACTTCCGGAAGGCGTATACGTCCTTCAGTTCAGTGAAATGTTTCATTTGATCCCGGATCTTGTTGCTATTAATTCAACGATACTGGGTATGGAAGTAAGTCACCTGACACTTGTGACATTGTTGTTCTTCGGTGGTGCAGTTGGTAAGTCAGGTCAGTTCCCGCTTCATGTGTGGCTGCCTGATGCAATGGAAGGTCCAACAACCGTTTCAGCTCTTATCCACGCAGCAACAATGGTTACAGCTGGTGTCTATCTTGTAGCACGTACCTTCCCAATGTTCCTTGCAGCACCTCATTCATTGATCATCGTTGCTATCGTTGGTGCTTTCACTGCACTTTTCGCAGCAACAATGGGTATCGTAATGAACGATCTTAAGAGAGTGCTTGCTTATTCAACTGTCAGTCAGCTTGGATATATGGTTCTTGGTCTTGGTCTTGGTGCAGTAGTTGGTGCAGAAGCTGTTGGAATTTCAATGTTCCACCTCATCAACCATGCATTCTTCAAGGCATTGCTTTTCCTCTGTGCAGGAAGCGTTATCCATGCTGTTGGTACACATGATATGAGACAGCTTGGTGGCGTAGGCAAGGTCATGCCGATCACATTCGCTACAATGACCGCTGCAGCACTTGCGCTTGCAGGTTTCGGTATTCCGGGCACAGGGCTTGGATTCAGTGGTTTCCTCAGTAAGGACCCAATAATCGAGTCTGCATATCTGTATGCAACAGAAACCGGTAGCTGGATGCCATACCTCTTTGCTATTACAGCAGCATTCCTTACATCCCTGTATATCTTCAGGTTAATTTTCATGACCTTTACAGGAAAACCAAGGACAGATTATGGCGGGCATGAGTCCCCTTCATCCATGACAGTACCTCTGGCGATCCTTGCAGTTCTCGCAGTGGTATTTGGTGCACTGACAAGGACATCCTTCTATCACTTCATCGAAGAGAGCTTTGCACACATGGACGTTGAGGCGCTTGCTGAGCTTGGTGGATACCATCTCGCACACCATGGACATGAACCACTTCTTGTCCTCTGGATGCCTTTGATCGTGGCAGTTGCAGGTCTTGTCATTGCTTACCTGATCTATAACAGGAGAATTGTTGACATGAGCAGGATCGTTTCAAGGAACAACCCTGTTTACAAGTTGCTCTACAACAGGTACTACCAGCATCAGATATTCGTTGAGATCTTCTCTATAAAGATTATCTATGAGGGCTTTGCACTCGCAGGTTTCTATTCAGACAAGATGCTTGACTGGCTTGTCAACGGTACCAGTTATGTGCTTATTGAGGCAGGTGACTCCCTGAGGAAATTCCAGACAGGTGTCATACAGCACTATGCAGCAGCAGTTGTTGCAGGTGTAGGACTACTGGTCGTTCTGATCAAGTTGGTCATGGAGGTCTTCTAA
- the fpoI gene encoding F420H2 dehydrogenase subunit FpoI: MVLKNIARAVKNIYKPPITRRYPEVPTELPDRFRGLQKLDKSKCIGCGICANTCPNSAIKIVRARVSPDSEKTRWFPAIDIGHCLFCGLCIDQCPQDALSSTKVYTTGVIRWTHEELLYTPDMLAREVPVGENGE; the protein is encoded by the coding sequence ATGGTATTGAAAAATATTGCTAGAGCTGTTAAAAACATCTACAAGCCCCCTATTACCAGAAGGTATCCTGAGGTTCCAACTGAGTTGCCTGACAGGTTCAGAGGGCTTCAAAAACTTGATAAAAGTAAATGTATAGGTTGTGGAATTTGTGCTAATACCTGCCCTAACAGTGCGATAAAGATCGTAAGGGCAAGGGTTAGTCCGGACAGTGAAAAGACAAGATGGTTCCCTGCCATTGATATCGGTCACTGTCTGTTCTGCGGTCTCTGTATTGATCAATGTCCACAGGATGCTCTTTCAAGCACAAAGGTCTACACCACAGGTGTGATCAGGTGGACACATGAGGAATTACTGTATACCCCGGACATGCTGGCACGTGAGGTTCCGGTAGGGGAGAATGGTGAGTGA
- the fpoH gene encoding F420H2 dehydrogenase subunit FpoH: protein MSAESIDIIFNPWLRTLLGLCLIGAVFGGAMLVVWFERKLSGDIQFRLGPKYVGPFGIFQLVADAIKLMTKEDLIPSKADKLLFVSAPIALMGSVFMMLVAIPFGAIVVNGVEYPIVATEMDISLLYIEAVSSISIIGAFMYAYSSNNKYSLLGAFRNFARMIGYEVPLGITMVSIAIMVGSLNIVEIAQAQSPIWFVFLQPLGFLVFFVALMADMGRLPFDQNESEEELVAGWITEYSGMRFGLGFFAEYIHLILGSMLVVLLFLGGWNLPAFLTDITILGIFLPTLYFLLKVALVILGIIMLRWAVPRFRIDQVVDLSWKRLLPLSLLNLGWAIILGIYLGV, encoded by the coding sequence ATGTCAGCAGAAAGTATTGATATTATATTCAACCCCTGGCTCCGTACTTTACTTGGCCTCTGTTTGATTGGCGCGGTTTTCGGCGGCGCAATGTTAGTTGTATGGTTCGAGCGTAAACTATCAGGTGATATCCAGTTCAGGCTTGGTCCTAAATATGTAGGTCCTTTTGGTATTTTCCAGCTTGTTGCTGATGCTATCAAACTGATGACCAAAGAAGATCTGATTCCTTCAAAAGCTGATAAGTTGCTTTTCGTTTCTGCACCAATCGCTCTTATGGGATCTGTATTCATGATGCTTGTTGCGATACCATTTGGTGCTATTGTCGTTAATGGCGTAGAGTACCCGATCGTGGCAACTGAGATGGATATAAGTCTTCTTTACATTGAAGCGGTATCTTCTATCTCTATTATCGGTGCGTTCATGTATGCATACAGTTCAAACAACAAGTACTCACTTCTGGGTGCTTTCAGGAACTTTGCAAGGATGATCGGATACGAGGTTCCACTCGGTATCACTATGGTAAGTATAGCTATCATGGTAGGTTCACTGAACATTGTTGAGATCGCACAGGCACAGAGCCCGATCTGGTTCGTATTCCTTCAACCTCTTGGTTTCCTTGTCTTCTTCGTTGCTTTGATGGCCGATATGGGACGTCTTCCATTCGACCAGAACGAGTCTGAAGAAGAACTGGTGGCAGGTTGGATCACTGAATACAGTGGTATGAGATTCGGTCTTGGTTTCTTTGCGGAATATATCCACCTGATCCTTGGTTCAATGCTTGTTGTACTATTGTTCCTCGGCGGATGGAATTTACCTGCATTCCTGACCGACATCACTATCCTTGGAATTTTCCTTCCAACATTATATTTCTTGTTGAAGGTTGCTCTTGTCATTCTCGGAATAATCATGCTGAGATGGGCAGTACCAAGGTTCAGGATCGATCAGGTTGTTGACCTTAGCTGGAAAAGACTTCTCCCATTATCATTATTGAACCTTGGATGGGCAATAATTTTGGGTATTTACCTGGGAGTGTGA